CTGGGCACTCCACTTACCTCAGTCATGTAGCAGGAATAATGTCAAACCATGGAGAGCATAAGTGAATGCCTTATTTCCAAAccctattttaaaaaattggcCTCTGCAGGTGTTGCCATTCCCAGCACCATTTTTTAAACTCACTCTTGAGGAGTAAAAGATGGGATGGACGAGAGATTTCAAAGTCACATCTCTGCAATTCCTTGCACTGTGCCCAGTGCTTTACCTTGCTGCGTCCCACAGCTAACAGGTGTGAGGGTTTAATTTGGAGCCAAAAGCTTTTTACTCAATCCAATTCACCACAGGATTTGCAGGATTTGCCTAAATGGATAAAGTGTCCAAAATAAAGGAACCAAGTACATTAGTAAGTAAAAGATGATTTGGTCTTCAGCTGTGCTTTCATAAAATAACTCTATGTAGGGCACTTACAATGGCTAGTCTTTGGACCTTtccttggattttttctttggtGACAGAAAAGTTACATCCTTAGCTCTTCCCTCATCACTTGTAATATTAGCATGCCTATTAAATTGCTGATGAGACTCACTATAAAGTCActtatgtttttatatgtttattacTGATTTTGGCTTTTTGCAGCAATGTGCCATTGAAGATAATCTGGAGTAGCATGGCAGCATGCAGAGCAATAAACTGTAATTCACTCGGAAGACTTGAGATGGATGTTCCTCTTTGAAGTGAGACCTGACAGCAAAGGTTACGGGAGATGCTAACAGAGTCCCTTTGCTTTGCAGTGCTGCAAGGGGGAGCACTGGATGGAGTCTACCGGCTGGTGCAGTTTCACATTCACTGGGGATCCTGTGAGGGCCAAGGGTCTGAGCACACTGTGGATGGTGTGAAGTATGATGCAGAGGTAGGACATGCTTTGCCTTTCCAGTTTTTTGGGTGTAATGAGCATGGTAGCAGCAGCTCTACAAACCTTCAAAGGGCAAGAAACTGGGGGGGTTACCATAAAAGATTTTGGTACAGTGCTGCTTCAGGAACTGAACATAACTGTGATTTGCATTGATAGATAGAAGAAATGGCCCCACAAATTTAtcagctttgctgctttttgataggagtttttcttctccaaaaaaaTCTCACCATTGCCTCACATCTGTTCACAGTACCATAACTACTTGCTCAACTTGAGTTGCAGATATGAGGAGACAACAGATGTACTTCAATTAGAAataacattgaaataaaaaagaaaagaacatccTGGCTAACATGACCTGGAGATTATTTTAATACTCTTTTCAAAGACTTTCCATGACAGGGCAGgatagtatttaaaaaaaaactcaagaGTGGAGGTCAGATCTGTAATTAACGTCTATTCTGTCCTGACACTGGACAATCATGTCTTTCAGCATTGATAAGAACTCCAGAATACACAGCTACATCAAAAGTACTATATCAAAATCCTGCAGGCTGCATGCAGGAAGAACTCATTCTGAAGATAACAGGAATTTTACCAgactaaaagcagaaagatacaGCCCAgagtttgcatttaaaactcATCTGGGAATAAGAGTCAGAAGCAAAGTAAAATGCATGACAGAAATCTCTTTGCATAAATGAAACTTCAAAGTTAATGAATGATTCAACAAATTCTGAACTGTACACAAAAGTTTTAAATCTCAGCAGTAAAACACCATCTGCTCTTAATGTTTAATAAATTACTTCCCTGCATCCTCATTTGTAAAGTATTATGGATGGAATCTAATTTTCATAgtgcttcttgttttcttgctccTAGCTTCATATTGTTCACTGGAAtgtaaaatatggaaaatttgCTGAAGCTGTGAAACATCCTGATGGTTTGGCTGTAGTAGGCATCTTCATGAAGGTtagttaaactttttttcctattatttgGATTAGTCCAGTATGTTCAGTGGTCCAGGTGGACCCAAGAgcctaaaatacagaataagaCAGCATTATGCTGTACCACATAAGCCCAGAGCAGACTAGATGGTACTCCAAATTCTTGGTTTTCTGTACATATGAAAATTGTACACCTACAGTGGAGTATGACTGCCATCCACCTCTGTAGCAACCGACCAGCAGCATGCTAGCCTCCATCATGACAGTGACACTGCCATAACCCTATCAGAGAAAGATGATATGCATAACTGACACAGTAATATATGTATGAATCTGTGGTATGACCAGCCTAAATagcatctattttctttttactgctaTTGTTAAACGTCTAGAGCATTTTTTCTCAGCTGAATTGTCTTCACAGCTAATTGAAGAAGGTGATTGTGACCCAGCAGTGTGCACTCTGTCCTGGCTTCACCGTTCTATTATGAGGGtgacttctgtgaaaaaaagaacagctcaAGTCCAAAAATAGACCAcatactgtaaaagaaaataactttattcCGTCCAGTGTCCTTGGCTGACCCATTTGTGCTGACTGTCAACTGGCATGATTTTACAGAGACAGTTTCAGTCACTTTTGCTGTAATACTGTTATGTAATGAAATGTTGCTATGAAAATGTGCtacaaaatgtttccttgagAATTCTAACATAAAACTAAAGGTGTCATGAGATTGcatggttacttttttttcatgtggtttCTATTACAGGTAGGGAATGCCAaacctgaaatacagaaagttgTTGATGCTCTGAACTCCATTCAAACCAAGGTAATATATGCTGTCTTGGACACTACCAGTCACAACCGTATGATCCAGAAAGTGGACTTCTGGATCAGTTTACTTCTTCCCAGTGGATCAGTTTACTTGTTCCCAATCCATTGCATTTATGAGAGTAAAATAAACCTTCATGCCATCAGCATGGATGCTCCTGTAATCCTAAATGCAAAGGAGATTCAAATTAATTACGATAAAGGGCAGATAATACTAGAAATGGTGATCATTTTTTATCTCCATTAATACATTTCCTGTTATTTCATCTGTATTTAAACCTATAGGGTAGGATTCATCTTCCAGATACAAATTTTGATCAGGATaaaactttaggaaaaaaaaagcctttctgcattttaaatggtATGAAGCATGTATGTGATCTTCATGAGCCAAGTAATGAGTAACTAAAGTTATTTATTGAGTAAGTAGGTACCTTCATAGTGGGTTAAGGCCTTTGCCAATGATAAATGTGGACAGGAAAGGTAAAGAACAAGGCTACACTGAAATCTTTGTCATCAGGCTCCCTGTGACATAAATGGATGTTGCCATTTACTTTAGCAGACAGTCCAACAGATCTCccagtttctgtatttccagTAGGATCAGTGTCCATGGTATCTGAAATCTCATTGTTTCTTCAAGCAGGGACAGATCatatctgtaaaagaaaaggcCATAAGTTCAacatttgaaatgctgaaatgtcttgaaagtcttaaaaaataagaaatatagtGCTGAAAGTACAGACTCCCGGTACATAATTCCAAGTGTACTGTAAGAAGCACTCAACACTGTATGCTAAACTccatttctcccttccttcaAACATGGAGCTTCTGTAGAAGACTTTACAATGACAAGCTTGGTGGGTGTATGTTGTCTCTCCCTTGACAATAGCCTGCCTACTTTCCTTATTGTAGGGGAAGCAAGCTTCTTTCACAAACTTTGACCCTACTGGACTGCTTCCTGCATGTCGAGACTATTGGACATACCCTGGCTCCCTGACCACTCCACCACTGCTGGAATGTGTGATCTGGCATGTTCTGAAGGAGCCCATCACTGTCAGCCCTGAGCAGGTAGGTCTCCAGGGGACTGTGCCAATAGGTGTGTACCGACTGGTATGATATTGATTGCTTTGGTTCAGCTGTCCAAGTGATCTTTGAAATGGCAGTTTATGCTACTGCAGAGCTATGCAGGCTATTAGCTAGTGTCACATGTCAAAAATGCATATCTGAGCTGATTATGCTCTTCTGGCAAGCTCTACTATTTGTGGAATTAGAGGTTGACGTAAAATGTAAGGTTGTCCTCCATTTGGACACAGTCCAGGCAAAATGTGAGGAGTTTTAGAAATTTAATCAGGTTGGAGCTGCCATGTGGTAAAAAAATCTAGGAAAAGTGTAGGATGCATGGCAGGACCGGTTACACATGCAGAGTAAGTCTAGCATGCATTGTGAGCATCAGTAAATTTGCTGTACATGCAGTTACCTATCTGATTGTACTTGCCCTGAAAATACTGGGTTTACCACGCATCTGAAGAGCATTTATTCCGCATTTGCAGTCACACACTGTAGATCTGTAGTTAGTTTGTAGATCTTTGAGATCTTCCAGCATTTCCAGGATACACAGAACTCATTTTACAAGGACTATTCATCACAGAACAGACTGGGAAATCCCACGCAGAATTGTGACAATCCTAACAAAACTGCCTTGtttggaagagagaaaacttgCAGATTCCAAAGTCTGCTGTCtgaaaaaatcccattttctgtTGTGCAGCTTGAAGAGGATAGAACCTTCCTAGTGGGAAGGAGCTTATGCAGATTAAATCACTCCTGGCCCTAGCTTTCTGCACCATCCATTAATGAAATTACATAGAGGCAAGATTCTATCCTCGGGTTTGCATCTGTGTGCTTGGAAGATATAAATAGAATCTGGAGCCTATAAATATAAGCTAGCCCTGAAGGGCTTTAGTTTACCCTTCAAACTTTTAAATCCCTTTTATGAATGGCAGCCATGCTAAAACTATACACATAATTCTAGGAGTTTTATTTAGCTGATATGAAAAAAGTGCAACTGATCTGTTGGGATATAACATGATAAAAGATAGGATAAATGACAAGGAAGAACTATTGGAAATCTATTAATAAACTGCAACTTTTAAGTTGATGctgtttgattattttaaactattggTATTGATGATCCAAGGCTTGCAAATGTGGTTTTATTATAGGGCAGGAGCATTTTCACCAAAATAGAATTGTTTTTCCTACTACACCTACTTCCACCACCTACAAGTGGTAAACAACACCACTTGTTTCTCCCACACAGACCCCTCCATATTACAATCGACATTTCAAAGATGAATTTGAGATCAAAACAGTGCGTGTGGCAGCTTGCCTTTTCATTCCAAAACTGatcaaaacaagaaagcatAAAGCAGAGTATTGACACTGGATTTAAGTTGAATTGGTTTTctaaagataaataaaagctgGATGAGTGGACTCTGTGTATACACGAGTCCATTATCATTTGCTGCAGTGACAGTTCCTGGTAGAGGCTGAGCTCTGAACTTCATTCCTGTTGGGTCCTGAAGGTAAAGGCCTCCTGGGCTGGTCACTGCCTGGGGTCTTCCTAGCTCAATAAAGGAAAGCCTGACTTGGAGTCTGACTCATACAAAATCCCT
The genomic region above belongs to Cygnus atratus isolate AKBS03 ecotype Queensland, Australia chromosome 2, CAtr_DNAZoo_HiC_assembly, whole genome shotgun sequence and contains:
- the LOC118247955 gene encoding carbonic anhydrase 2 codes for the protein MSHHWGYGSHDGPAHWHEHFPIANGERQSPIAISSKSARYDASLKPLSFSYDAGTAKNIVNNGHSFNVEFDDSSDKSVLQGGALDGVYRLVQFHIHWGSCEGQGSEHTVDGVKYDAELHIVHWNVKYGKFAEAVKHPDGLAVVGIFMKVGNAKPEIQKVVDALNSIQTKGKQASFTNFDPTGLLPACRDYWTYPGSLTTPPLLECVIWHVLKEPITVSPEQMCKLRGLCFNAENEPVCHMVDNWRPCQPLKSREVRASFQ